CACGGGTCTTCTCCCGCAGTATCCGAGCCGCTTCTCAGCTCGGTCAGTTTTTCCTCCATTCGCTGCAGAAGGCGATCGATTCCCTCCTTCCGCACGATCTCATCGTAGGTGCTGCGGTAGTTGCGAACGAGGCTTACGTTTTCAATCACCACATCGTAGACTTTCCATTCTCCATCTTTGCGGATCATGCGATAGATGATGGGGATCTCGGTGCTTTGAGTCACCAGCATGGTCTCCACCAAAGCCCGGTCATCTTCGATCCTCTCCTCGCCGTAATCCACCCGTTCATTGGTATATTGCTCGATCTTGCTCACATAAGTCGATTTAAGAAGCTCGGAAAACAGGTCGATGAAGCGCCGCTTCTGGGTTTCCGTCGCCCTGCGCCAGTTGACGCCGAGCACCGATTGGGACATGATCCGGAAATCGAATCGCGGCCGTATGATCGAAGTCAGGTTCTCCCGCC
The window above is part of the Desulfuromonas sp. TF genome. Proteins encoded here:
- a CDS encoding phospholipid-binding protein MlaC is translated as MILSRLITPALIAILFLFPSSSPAASPRTEVKATVDQVIATLKDETLTAAARRENLTSIIRPRFDFRIMSQSVLGVNWRRATETQKRRFIDLFSELLKSTYVSKIEQYTNERVDYGEERIEDDRALVETMLVTQSTEIPIIYRMIRKDGEWKVYDVVIENVSLVRNYRSTYDEIVRKEGIDRLLQRMEEKLTELRSGSDTAGEDP